The proteins below come from a single Anaerobranca californiensis DSM 14826 genomic window:
- a CDS encoding ArsR/SmtB family transcription factor → MEDLRCSSNIIHEDIVEKVRDEMLEEDRFLDLGDFFKLFADPTRLKILYALSKEEMCVCDISALLQMSQSAISHQLKVLRLGRVVKTRKEGKVVYYSLDDDHIDKVLKQGLEHILEK, encoded by the coding sequence ATGGAAGATTTGAGATGTAGCAGCAATATTATCCATGAGGATATAGTCGAAAAAGTAAGGGATGAAATGTTAGAAGAAGATAGGTTTTTAGATTTAGGGGATTTTTTTAAATTATTTGCTGACCCTACCAGGTTAAAAATCCTTTATGCTTTGTCAAAGGAAGAAATGTGTGTTTGTGATATTTCTGCTTTGCTCCAAATGTCCCAATCGGCAATTTCCCATCAATTAAAGGTACTCCGGCTAGGAAGGGTGGTAAAAACAAGGAAAGAAGGAAAAGTTGTTTATTATTCCTTAGATGATGATCATATCGATAAGGTGCTTAAACAGGGGTTAGAACATATATTGGAAAAGTAG